TGTCATCTTTGGACATGGCTAAAAAAACCTTACAAGGCCAAAGTTTAATGCCTTTTCGGATAGAAGAATTTGGTTCAGATAAAATCGAAGCTTTCGCATTTTCTTTTTTTGAGCCCCAAATTGATATAAAAACAAAAATAATTTTTACCAAACAACTTGCCGTTTTATTAAAGGCCGGTGTTCCATTATTACAGGCATTGGAACTTTTAATAGAACAATTCGAAAAAAAATTTAAGCGCATTTTAATTAATGTAAAAGATGGTGTTAAATCAGGAAATTCATTTGCAAGTGAACTTGGAAAATATCCAAAAGTATTTTCAAATATTTATGTGCAACTTGTAAGAGCCGGCGAAGCCAGTGGCAAATTACATCTTATTTTAGAAAAGCTTATCGATTATATGGCTCGAGAAGCGGATACTAAACAAAGAATTAAAAAGGCTACAAATTATCCTATGTTTGTTTTAGGGTTTTCTGCTTTAGTTGTTATTGTTCTAATAAAAGTTTTAGTTCCAAGAATAACGGATATCTTTATAAAAATGAGCAAAACCGAATTGCCAGGACCTACTTTGTTTTTGAAAAATGTTTCAGATTTTCTTAATAATAATTTTTTCTCAATATCTATAATATTTACTATTATATTTTTACTATTTTTATATTGGAAATCAACCAAAAATGGAAAAAGATCTCTTGATGAATTGTTTTTAAAAATTCCTATGATTTCTTATTTTTCAAAAACTAAAGCTGTTGTTCAGTTTTGTCAGACATTGGGAATACTTTTAAGTGCCGGAGTTAATTTAGCGGAAAGTTTGGATATAGTTTCCAATATTGTCGAAAATTCTGTTTTGCACGATAAGTTGGAAATAGCTAAGGGCAATATTATAAAAGAAGGTAAAATAGCCAAATATTTAAAGCAAACTGAAATTTTTCCAAACATAGCAACTTATATGATTGAAACAGGAGAGCAGTCTGGAAATTTAGATAATATGCTTTTGACTGTTGGTGTTGATTATGATGAAGAATTAAAAAATATTATAGATGGGTTGGTTGCAAAAATTGGGCCTATTACTACAATAATTACTGGATTGATAATAGGTTTTATAGTTATATCGGTGTTTTTACCTATAGCAAGTATGGGTGATTTATCAGGGGTATAGTTTTTTAATATATAGGAGCTTTTATGAAAAACAGTAAAGCGTTTACGCTTATAGAAATTATGGTTGTCTTGGTGATTATTGGTTTTATTGTATCTTTAATTGGACCAAGAATATATAAAAAATTTGCACAAAGTGAAAGATATAAAACTGAGATTATATTGGGTAAACTTAAGGGCGCTATTTTAGAATATAAAATGGATATGGGACATTATCCTAAAAAACAGGAGGGCGGTCTTAGAGCTTTAGTTGAAAGACCAAATGTTCCCAATAATGAAAATTGGAATGGAAGTTATGTTGATAGTGATGCTGATTTACAAGATGCATGGGCACAAGATTTTGAATACAATTGCCCTCCGGAAAAATATAAAAATAAATTTAAAATATTTGAAATAATTTCTGTTGGAGG
The window above is part of the Candidatus Dependentiae bacterium genome. Proteins encoded here:
- a CDS encoding type II secretion system F family protein yields the protein MPLYKYESYNRSGKIVSGTIDMSSLDMAKKTLQGQSLMPFRIEEFGSDKIEAFAFSFFEPQIDIKTKIIFTKQLAVLLKAGVPLLQALELLIEQFEKKFKRILINVKDGVKSGNSFASELGKYPKVFSNIYVQLVRAGEASGKLHLILEKLIDYMAREADTKQRIKKATNYPMFVLGFSALVVIVLIKVLVPRITDIFIKMSKTELPGPTLFLKNVSDFLNNNFFSISIIFTIIFLLFLYWKSTKNGKRSLDELFLKIPMISYFSKTKAVVQFCQTLGILLSAGVNLAESLDIVSNIVENSVLHDKLEIAKGNIIKEGKIAKYLKQTEIFPNIATYMIETGEQSGNLDNMLLTVGVDYDEELKNIIDGLVAKIGPITTIITGLIIGFIVISVFLPIASMGDLSGV
- the gspG gene encoding type II secretion system major pseudopilin GspG; translated protein: MKNSKAFTLIEIMVVLVIIGFIVSLIGPRIYKKFAQSERYKTEIILGKLKGAILEYKMDMGHYPKKQEGGLRALVERPNVPNNENWNGSYVDSDADLQDAWAQDFEYNCPPEKYKNKFKIFEIISVGGEMETDPTKEIIVGA